One Halococcus agarilyticus genomic region harbors:
- a CDS encoding SRPBCC family protein: MDSVEVSTVVYLPPEETYGFLLDFPGYANYSEYLTGVENRGDGSPGTIYDLHFAWWKLTYTARSRVTEVDPPNRIDWRIVKDIDARGRWTVERVDRAGREHASEVRLRIEFDADSVDPSGLDLPRLVSLSWVVEKVKPLIEREAERVVERIVADIEGESRPVDLTVHATPDDV; the protein is encoded by the coding sequence GTGGATAGCGTCGAAGTCAGCACCGTGGTCTATCTGCCGCCCGAGGAGACCTACGGGTTCCTCCTCGATTTCCCCGGCTACGCGAACTACTCCGAGTACCTCACCGGCGTCGAGAATCGTGGCGACGGCTCGCCCGGCACGATCTACGACCTCCACTTCGCGTGGTGGAAGCTCACCTACACGGCCCGCTCGCGCGTCACCGAAGTCGATCCGCCGAACCGGATCGACTGGCGGATCGTGAAGGACATCGACGCCCGTGGCCGCTGGACGGTCGAGCGCGTCGACCGGGCGGGGCGCGAGCACGCCTCGGAGGTCCGCCTCCGGATCGAGTTCGACGCCGACTCGGTCGACCCGAGCGGGCTCGATCTCCCGCGCCTCGTCTCGCTGTCGTGGGTGGTCGAGAAGGTAAAGCCGCTGATCGAACGCGAAGCCGAGCGCGTGGTCGAGCGGATCGTCGCCGACATCGAGGGCGAGTCTCGACCGGTTGATCTAACGGTCCACGCGACCCCCGACGACGTTTGA
- a CDS encoding GNAT family N-acetyltransferase produces the protein MEIREATRDDGEAIRRIARDSMEASYSLSPRAIESAITEWYDDESLGTTIDEPDALILVAEDEGEVRGFSESDLVAEGGNGDLLWLHVDPAYRGGGVGTELFEATREALFDMGAAQLRAKVIEDNAEGNDFYEDFEFEMVDTDEVTIDDETYRENIYMKAGTVAADPGPDIAEGPVTTPDGQEMYVNEEEIERGSKGPFFTSYTQPDFDEEHKYGYFCANCETLDNAMDTMGRVKCNDCGNLRKATRWDATYG, from the coding sequence ATGGAGATCCGTGAAGCCACCCGCGACGACGGCGAAGCGATCAGACGGATCGCGCGGGACTCGATGGAGGCGTCGTACTCGCTCAGCCCCCGGGCGATCGAGAGCGCGATCACCGAGTGGTACGACGACGAGAGCCTCGGGACGACGATCGACGAGCCCGACGCGCTGATTCTCGTCGCCGAGGACGAGGGCGAGGTCCGAGGGTTCTCCGAAAGCGATCTCGTGGCCGAGGGCGGCAACGGCGACCTGCTCTGGCTCCACGTCGATCCGGCCTACCGCGGCGGCGGGGTCGGAACCGAGCTGTTCGAGGCGACCCGGGAGGCGCTGTTCGACATGGGGGCGGCCCAGCTCCGCGCGAAGGTCATCGAGGACAACGCGGAGGGCAACGACTTCTACGAGGACTTCGAGTTCGAGATGGTCGACACGGACGAAGTCACCATCGACGACGAGACCTACCGCGAGAACATCTACATGAAAGCCGGCACCGTCGCGGCCGATCCCGGACCCGACATCGCCGAGGGACCCGTGACGACCCCCGACGGTCAGGAGATGTACGTCAACGAAGAGGAGATCGAGCGCGGCTCGAAGGGCCCCTTCTTCACGAGCTACACTCAGCCCGACTTCGACGAGGAGCACAAGTACGGCTACTTCTGTGCGAACTGCGAGACCCTCGACAACGCGATGGACACGATGGGTCGGGTGAAGTGCAACGACTGCGGCAATCTCCGGAAGGCGACCCGGTGGGACGCGACCTACGGGTGA